A single region of the Arthrobacter sp. zg-Y20 genome encodes:
- the rpmC gene encoding 50S ribosomal protein L29 gives MAVGSKELTTEQLDGFDKDRLVEELRKSKEELFNLRFQSATGQLENHGRLRAVKRDIARIYTVLRERELGIRPEVAAPVEEAAPEAPKKSKKKATESESEAKVAEDDAK, from the coding sequence ATGGCAGTTGGATCAAAAGAGCTGACAACTGAGCAGCTGGACGGCTTCGATAAGGACCGTCTCGTCGAGGAACTGCGCAAGTCCAAGGAGGAGCTGTTCAACCTCCGCTTCCAGTCGGCCACCGGCCAGCTGGAAAACCACGGTCGTCTGCGTGCAGTCAAGCGCGATATCGCCCGCATCTACACGGTGCTGCGTGAGCGCGAGCTGGGCATTCGTCCCGAGGTTGCCGCTCCCGTTGAGGAAGCAGCACCCGAGGCACCGAAGAAGTCCAAGAAGAAGGCTACTGAGTCTGAATCTGAAGCCAAGGTCGCTGAGGATGATGCCAAATGA
- the rplP gene encoding 50S ribosomal protein L16, which produces MLIPRRVKFRKQHHPGRSGAATGGTAVSFGEWGIQALTPAYVTNRQIEAARIAMTRHIKRGGKVWINIYPDRPLTKKPAETRMGSGKGSPEWWVANVKPGRVLFELSGVSEEVAREALRLAIHKLPLKARIVRREGGE; this is translated from the coding sequence ATGCTTATCCCACGTCGAGTCAAGTTCCGTAAGCAGCACCACCCGGGTCGCTCCGGCGCTGCAACCGGCGGCACTGCCGTCAGCTTCGGCGAGTGGGGTATCCAGGCTCTGACGCCTGCATACGTCACCAACCGCCAGATTGAAGCTGCACGTATTGCCATGACACGCCACATCAAGCGTGGCGGAAAGGTCTGGATCAACATTTATCCGGACCGTCCGCTGACGAAGAAGCCGGCCGAAACCCGCATGGGTTCCGGTAAGGGTTCTCCGGAGTGGTGGGTTGCAAACGTCAAGCCGGGACGGGTTCTGTTCGAACTCTCCGGTGTTTCTGAAGAGGTAGCTCGTGAGGCACTGCGCCTGGCGATCCATAAGCTGCCGTTGAAGGCACGCATTGTGCGTCGCGAGGGTGGTGAATAG